The Thermotoga maritima MSB8 region AACGAATCCTCTCTCAATGGTCTGTGGAAGGGTCTGTACTCACAGGTGTGAAACCGCCTGTTCTGTGGGAGTCAGAGGAGAACCCGTTGCGATTCAGTGGTTGAAAAGGTACATAGTGGACAGCATTCCTCTCGAGAGATACGGAGAGATCCTGGACATAAAACCGGAGAGAAAAGGAAAGAGTGTGGGAATCATAGGATCGGGTCCCGCTGGGCTCGCCGCAGCCTACTTTCTTGCCACCATGGGATACGATGTTACCATATACGAATCGGAATCAAAACCTGGTGGTGTGATGAGGTACGGTATTCCAAAATACCGACTTCCCGATGAAGCGCTGGACAAGGATATCGCATTCATCGAGGCGCTCGGGGTGAAAATTCTACTCAACACGAGAGTCGTCCAGGATGTGTCTTTCGAAGATGTCAGAAAGAGACACGATGTTGTCTTTCTTGCAACAGGCTTCGGTCTTGGAAGGTCAACGGGTGTTCCGGGGACCGATCACCCAGATGTGAAACAGGCACTCCCCTTGCTCAAGATGATAAGGGACTACCTGAGGGGAGATGGTCCAAAGCCACCGGTCCCAGAGAGACTCGTTGTCATCGGTGGAGGAAACGTCGCGATGGATATCTCCAGGTCGATGGCAAGACTTCAGTTCATGGAGTACGGAAGGGTGAACGTTCAGGTGCTTTCACTTGAAGGATGCTTCGAGGACATGCCGGCTGATATGGAAGAAATAGAAGAGGCTCTCGAAGAGGGTATCGTCATAAATCCAGGATGGGGACCGATGGAAGTCGTGATAGAGAACGACAGGATAAAAGGTGTGAAATTCAAAAAATGTGTCAGTGTGTTCGACGGCGAAGGACGGTTCAATCCACAGTTTGACGAAAAAGAACAAATCTTTGTAGAAGCGGACATGGTCGTAGAAGCGATTGGACAGGCACCAGATTATTCCTACTTACCCGAAGAAATACGAAGCAAACTCGAATTTTTCAGAGGAAGAATCAAAACAAACGAGTACAATCAGACCTCTGTGGAATGGTTGTTTGCAGGAGGAGACATCGTTCACGGACCGGATATCATTCACGGTATTGCAGATGGATACGCCGCGGCAAAAGGGATAGACATGTACCTGAGAAAGGAAAAATGAAAAAGCCCCTCTCCGGAGGGGCTTTTATAACTGTTTAACGGATTCTCTCTCAACGATCTCAACGGGTAGAACGACTCTTCGTGCAACGCCTTTTTTTCCAGAAAGTCTCTCGTAAAGAATCTCAAAGGCCACTCTTCCCATCTCTTCCCTCGGTTGCCTCACCGTGGTGAGTGGAGGAATGGTGTAGCTTGATATTGGATCGTCGTCGAATCCCATGACAGAAACTTCATCGGGAACGAGTACACCGAGATCGTGTAGTGCCTTGAGCGCACCGAAGGCCGAAAGATCGTTTATTGCAAAGATCGCAGTGAAATCCCTGCCGTGTTTTTTCAGGTACCTTTCCACCGCGTGGTAGCCGTGTTCGGCAAAATAACCGCACGGTGTGACTTTCACGTCTATTCCGTGTCTTGTGCTGTAATCTATGAAACCTCTTTCTCTGTCGGAAAAAGAATAAATGTCTTTTCTACCCTTCAAAAGGAGAACCTTTCTGTGACCCTTTTCCAGAAGGTACTTCGCACACATCCTTCCAGCGGCGTAGTTGTCGATGCCAACGTTGTCGAGCCTGATCTCCGGTTCTTCCCTGTCCACCACAACAACTGGAATGGCACTCTTTATCAATCTTTCGAGTTGTTCCTCGTCCTTCTTCGACGAGCAGACTATGATACCATCCACTCTTTTCGCAAAGAAAACCTCCAGTCTTTCCAGCTCCACAGAGGTCCTGTGAAGTGTTGTTGAAATCATGAGGGTGAAGTCTCTCTTTATCGCTTCTTTTTCTATGCCCGTCAATATCTCGTTGTAGTGAAAGCCCCCAAAGTTGGGGACGAGAACTCCTATAGTTCTCTTTAAAACAGCCCCTTTCACAGCGTACACGGGGTGATAGTTGAGCTTTCTGATGGCATCGATTACCTTCTTTCTCGTCTCTTCCGAGACGTTGTTGTAGCCGTTTATCACACGTGAGACGGTTGCTATAGAAACACCTGCGAGTTTTGCCACATCTTTGATGGAGGCCATTTCAATCCCCTGCCTTCAAACAGAGTACCTTATGATTCTCCTCTACCTCTACCATTGCTGGCTTTTGAACAAGACACCTTTCATCCCTTATAGGACACCTGTCGTAGTACTTGCACGGTGCGTTAGACGAAGAGACGAGTTCCGGGATGAATCTCTTGCTGAGATCCCACTTTCTGTCTATC contains the following coding sequences:
- a CDS encoding FAD-dependent oxidoreductase is translated as MAVQKLPEKDFFAPLKAWKFLVRKPVTIEVPNKIRREASERYRGFHVNDWGKCIGCGTCAKICPTDAITMVEVPDLTQEDGKLPQRPVIDYGRCSFCALCVDICTTGSLKMTREYIHISEDPEDFIFMPTDKGLNAKKGLYEFGKAPLGWVRDENSELLDLERIEMPVEPPEVRIKSFIEIVKGYSREQAMQEAARCVECGVCTYTCPEHMDIPQYIKSVYEDNLEEGLRWLYRTNPLSMVCGRVCTHRCETACSVGVRGEPVAIQWLKRYIVDSIPLERYGEILDIKPERKGKSVGIIGSGPAGLAAAYFLATMGYDVTIYESESKPGGVMRYGIPKYRLPDEALDKDIAFIEALGVKILLNTRVVQDVSFEDVRKRHDVVFLATGFGLGRSTGVPGTDHPDVKQALPLLKMIRDYLRGDGPKPPVPERLVVIGGGNVAMDISRSMARLQFMEYGRVNVQVLSLEGCFEDMPADMEEIEEALEEGIVINPGWGPMEVVIENDRIKGVKFKKCVSVFDGEGRFNPQFDEKEQIFVEADMVVEAIGQAPDYSYLPEEIRSKLEFFRGRIKTNEYNQTSVEWLFAGGDIVHGPDIIHGIADGYAAAKGIDMYLRKEK
- a CDS encoding LacI family DNA-binding transcriptional regulator, whose amino-acid sequence is MASIKDVAKLAGVSIATVSRVINGYNNVSEETRKKVIDAIRKLNYHPVYAVKGAVLKRTIGVLVPNFGGFHYNEILTGIEKEAIKRDFTLMISTTLHRTSVELERLEVFFAKRVDGIIVCSSKKDEEQLERLIKSAIPVVVVDREEPEIRLDNVGIDNYAAGRMCAKYLLEKGHRKVLLLKGRKDIYSFSDRERGFIDYSTRHGIDVKVTPCGYFAEHGYHAVERYLKKHGRDFTAIFAINDLSAFGALKALHDLGVLVPDEVSVMGFDDDPISSYTIPPLTTVRQPREEMGRVAFEILYERLSGKKGVARRVVLPVEIVERESVKQL